The DNA sequence AAATACTCAATCTTCATATCCGAAAGAAAATTTTCAATCTTGCTTGGAGTTCAAGGCAGACAAAAATAATGGATCTACCAACCCTGCGAGTGCTAACCCACGGTCCTCAGTTTCGCGGGGGAAGCGTGCCTCAGATGCAAAACGAAGGCCGCTCAATAGTTTCATTGCCTTTAGGAGTGAGTGTCCTTGTACCATGATCGAGCGAATTCCACATTCTAACAATACTAGGCTATTACTCCGTCATGTTCCCTGACCTCACTCAGAAGGCAAAGTCGGGCATTCTTCGCTTCCTGTGGCAGAACGATCCATTCAAAGCCAAATGGGCAATACTTGCCAAAGCCTACTCCATCATTCGCGATGACCACGATAGTGATGTTTCTCTGGAACCTTTTCTGGGTTTGAGTGCACAGTTCATTGGTATAATTGGACCAAGTCGTTATCTTGAAGTTATGGGCTGGCAACTGGATGTCGACGATCAGCAACAATATACTATAGCTAGGGTTAAGGCGACGACTGCGAATGAAGCCGATATTTCGACCAACTATTCTGTCAATGATATAGTTAAACATTGCTACACCAGTGGCTATGTTTCCGAGAAAAATCGGAAGAGCAAGGCAAGCAATAACAACAGTGCCCCGGTTATGGCTTTTGCTGCTCAGCCGACCTTGGTTGTCCACAAGAACAACAGTATTCGGGTATCTGGCAACCATACTATTGTAACCGATGTTTACAAAACGAATCCAGCTATGGAAATATCTTCACCGGAGCAAACTGAAGATACGTTTTCGCCAAACACTAGTGACTTGAGCACAATTGCTGATGAACCCCCGCTCGATGCAATGGAAGTAGTGGGTATCTGCAACCGCCCTCAGCTTTACTCGGATTCAAGCACGTCAAATCGTTTTGATTTCGATAACATCCAATTCCCAGgcttggatgaggagaaCGCAATGTTCACTTACGATGCCGCACTACAAACACCACTGATGCCCTATGATCCGCTGCACTACGATCCACTGGAAGCCTATGACTTCTCTAGATTCGTTGATATTTGAGTCACGAATAGTTCGGGCCAACTGCTCTTGCCTCCTTTCCTCACATTTCCTGCATCGAAGCTAGATATCCACCAACGCAACCTGAACCCGACAAAGCCATCTAAACCCCGAGCCGTAAATATTCAGCATCTACTTTTAGCCTCCACATCGATGGCGCTTACAATCAGCCAAAGCTGTTCAAGGAACCAATGCCCGAAGGTGGATGCGGTCTTTGTTGCAGCGGCGAAGAAAGCCGCAATGCGATGAGCATTCGACGCATCCCCCGGTTCCTTCATTCATGGGCGACGCTTTCTCCTGCTCCCCCATAGATCTTtgttcatttcctttctctttcccggTTCGTACATATCCAGTCCACGTATGACATGATTAATATCCTCGCATGACCTTGATTTGATACCAGACACGACTTTCCTTGACTGCTTCGTCTTTTTCTGCATTGAACGCATTTCTTGTATTTTACTCCTTCATAAGTTGTATTTCACCACTGATTTTgtaaatttttcttttcttttcttcttttctttttttttttttttttttttttttttttttttttttgtttctgtttcttcccaGTGAACGTCCGGGGAAACGAATACGGGAATTGTTCATTCGGGGGTTGATTAGGGTTTCAACCAACAAACGCCGTTGACCGGCTGACTTTGAAGCTCGCTTCGGATCGGGCCAATTGCATGTATTAGATCACTCAACCACATATATGTACACTCCATAAACAGAAAATAGCATACAATGAAGAAAAGTCCCCATTGCAGTCTAGACCGAAGTAGACGCCAAGATCCGGTCTGTCAGGGATCGAATCGGAAGGGACGGACAGATTGAAATGGTGCAACacaaagaagtaaaaataaaaataaaaattaaaaaaagaaccaacTTTTAAGGTTTTCCACTAGGCCATGGGCGGAACCCGCAGCTGAAGCGTCGGGTGCACCTCATTCGTCGTTTACTTGGATTTTGTTCCATGGAGGAGACAACTGAAACAAAGAATTCCAGTCGGTTGTTTTGAACCCGGCTCCATTTGCCAAAAGGATGGTCTGCTGAACGTCGTGTGGTCCTCGAATGAAACTATATCGGTCAGCCATGAACTGGTGTTCCTTGGGTGTCATCCCGTGGCGGcgttttcattctttcttgtcgGGGTccatggggaagaaggagaagcgtCTGTGCGGATCGTGTGCTCGAAACCATTGGAGCCTTTTCGGTTGATGAATGAATTTTAGTCTGGTACGCTTTAACTCACTAGGGAAGGCGTCTGacggggaaaggaaattcaaGTGGATTGCTTCTACTGGTATATATCCAAACAGACACAAGAAAAATGCCTACAACGAAGGAGATTGgtaaaaataataaaaaagattaAGACAAAGCGGGACAAGGGAGTACGGAATAGTGCAACCCTGTGCCTCCCAACCAAGGTTAAGCTTCGTCTGCGACACCCACGCACAACATACACACCATCCTTGAATCTGTGTAGCCTCCGCTCGACATCTTTGTCCAACGCGGGGCAACCCTCTCGGATCCCCTGTAATTCAGTCCTCCTGGTACGAGATCTTGCGCATCTCTCCCAAACGCTGCCGCGCCTGAGCAAGGCTATTCTCCAGTTGAAGAATCTCAACCTGTAATCAACCCCTGTCAGCATCCACACCGATCCGTAGATGGtagagagggagggggggaaagcGAGACGTACCTGTTGCTCCATTTCGCGCACTTTGAACTCGTGCGAGCTAAGCTTGGCGTAGTCAACCTTCTCCGAGCCATCCTGGTTCCGCTCGGCAATGATTTCCTGTACCTGACGGACCAGAGCCCGACATGCCGCACCGACTGCTTTACTAGCTGCCTCTAAGCGATCTTGGGTCTTGCTCATGAACGATGCTTTGACGCGACTGGCCGCCACCAACTGTGCCGTACTAGCGGCCACGTCGTTACTGGCCACGATCAGTTGTTCCGGAGAGTTACGACCAGAAATGACCCCGTCGGCCGTCTCGATAAGAGTGTTGGTGGAAGTAGCAACAGCCTTGGCGGCCGAGATTAGTCCCTCTGTCCAACGATTATTCTTCTTGTAGAACGCCGTTCTCGATGAGCTACCCCGGCCTTCGCGAACAATCTCCTGCTGGGACTCAGTGGCGGCCTTAATCAGTTCCGCAATTGCATTAGTAACTGCAATGGCCGCCTCCACAATCACATCGTTGATACGTAACTCGTATGTCGAGAAGCCATCACGAGGCTTTTTCTTGAGCTTGGCCAATCGCGCGGCCGCGGCGTCGATAGCGTCAGCCGCCTTGGTCAGTTCCTGATCCACAAGGTCGCCCAGATCGCCATTAGTACTGATCTTGGTACTCTTGGGCGCAAAGGTCTCGACAAGTTTCGATAGTGACTGCAGGTCCCTCTGTACCTCTAGGTTGTTGTTAATAACCACATCGGTCTTGTGATCAGCCTCCAAACCCTCCAGCCGGAAAGACTGGAGTCCACGGAAGAACCGCACCGTGGCCTGTGCGGACTTGCGGGCAGCATTGATCAATTGGTCTGCGCTCTTGTCGTCGTTAGCGAACCGTGTCAATCCCTTTGTGTTACTGAGGACATCGGCAACCgagccggagaagatagaAACCGTCCGAATAATCTCAGCATGGGTACTATTCGGGCCGTCGGCGATGAAGTTGTTGAACGCTGTAGAGAACTCAGTGGCGGATGCAGAGGCCTTCTCTATTTGAGACAGCACGTATGGTGGGGACGCATTCTGGTTACCAGCCTGCATACTGGAGTCGAGCTCATACAGGGCGTCATCGACTCGTTGCACACCTGTTTGGAGCACAGAGTCGATGATATCGTTGATCTTGGCAACGGTGCTATGCAAAACGGTGTCAATCTGCGAATCCAGCGCATTGTCGACATCGCCTTGGTTCTGGTAGCAGTTAGCTCGCATCCTCCCCGTCATTTACCGACTCAAGTGCATACCATTTTGAGTTCCTCCAGTTCCATAAGAGCCTGTTCCATTCCGGACTTGTAGAcctcgatctcttcatccttctcgcGGAGCACGGCATCATGGTCACCTTGGCGGTCTGCATTTCGAGAAGAAATATCTTCGAGAGCACGGTTTTTGTTCTGTCCCTGGTCAATGCCTGGCATTCCTATTTCTTTCCTGCGAGAAGACTTACTCTGAGAGCTTCTTCCAAATCGGCCATCTCCCGGTTGTATTTGGACAACAGGGTAGAGATCTCGGTACCTTTCTGACGCTCGGCATTCTCGGCCCGCTCGATTGCAAGGCGCAGCTctctcttgaccttctccagctcttccttgtTATTTCCAGTCAAACGATCCCGGTCGTGTAGGGCACGGTCCCTTTCCCGGATCATATCGGCTAGCTCTAGGTTCTTCGTTTTGAGCTCTCTTTCAAGCTTCTCGCGCCGTTCGATCGCCTCCTGTGCCGACGCCGCCTTTAACTTGAGGCTCTTGGTTGTCTGCAAGAGGTCTAGGTGCTCCTGTCGGAGCTGGGAGTAGAGCTTCGCCAGCGCCTCATACTTGGACCGCCATGTGTTGACTTGCTCCTGGAGAGATCGGATCTGCTCATCTTTTGAGGCACTTTGCATATTCAAGTTCGAGGTCAGTTGGTTCATCTGCTCTTCCAGGTCTTTCACACGACGATCGTATTGCTGCAGCATAAGCTGGTCCCGCTCATACTGGGCTCGCGCGTTCAAGTTCTCTTGTTCGAGCTCGGCCAGCCGACCCTGAGTCTGTGTCTGGTACTGGTCGCGCAGAAGTTGCTCCTGTGCAAGCCGCTGTTGCTCCGCCTGAAGACGTTGCTGTTCCTCAAAATCGTGTTGGGCTTGCTGTTGCGCGAGGATCTGTtgccgctgctgctcctCCCATTGCTGCTGCAGGCGGCGCTGTTCCGCTTCAAATTCCTCTTGCTGGCGCTTGGCTTCTGTGGTCCAAAAGTCGTTAATGGGTTCGGGATCAGCGGGTGGGGCCTTTGGCGGCGGAGTGGGCTCCTGCTCGATTTCTTTCGTCGGTCGTCTGGGTAAAGCGGGACGTTCATCATCGTCGGAAAGCAGGTTGGGTGGGTTTTGAGGAAGCTTAGGAATAGTGATAAGGCTGGTCAGATAGCGCAAGTTCGAGCACTCGTAGTAGAACCGAACAAGTCGATAGTGTTGAGCATCATAACGACCACGGAGTGGTTCCAGGGCCTCGGCGTCACCCGTGGCTATGACAAGGTCAGCTTACCTAAACAGCAAGATGGAAGGTAAGACCTACTCGTATGCATGGCTCTCAGCATGCTAGTGATAAATTTATAAATGCCGTAGCTCTCCTGCACCAACGGTACTAGTGCAGAAATCCGACACTCGTTATTTGTCCCTGATTGGAAATGCGAAAAGATCAATTTCTGGAACGCATCTATCTGGTCTTGCAAAGTCATGAGGTCCGAGATAGTCTCGTAACTAGATTCCTGTAAGCAAGCATATGATTAAGAGACACTGGGCGTGCTTACCCTTCATTCGGATCATTGATCGTCTTCAGACTGATGTACTCCTCATATTCAAACAGACCTGCCAAACACTTAGCCCTGGATCGGGTAATTCAAACTTCGTTCCGCCAAATACCGTTAAATTCGGGATGATTCCGGTGAAACGCCAACTTGGACTCCAGGAAGAAAACATATTCTCGGATAAGAGGACCATAGCCTATGCCGCCTGTCAGCATAAACCGATTCGAGTGCGTCGTTCAGCCTGTAAGCTTTGCGTACCGCGGATGCCATCGCCTCCTACACCGCGCATCAGACTGTCTATCCAATTGGCGTGCTGCTGCGCCTCCCGAACCACGATGGGATGTCCCTCTTGCAGAACCTTATGTATCGTTATCAGGGCTTTGAACGTCTGTACCTCGTCGGCAAGGACCGGTTGACTGCATCGAAGGCGGTCAGTTGCAATATAAAGGACCAGGTAGTATCTGAGCAACATACACTTTCATGCCAGCCCAGAAAGCGGCAGATGATTTGTGGTCCCATGTATACACAATGCAGCTCCGAACATGTTTCCCTGGTGTAACGGATCAATGGAGGTACGATGACGGCATCAGGGTGCGAATAGAACTGGATAGAGATAGGACAATAGGGGAGGGAAATCCATACGTTTCGGAGCGCTTTCCTCTATTACAGTGCGTCAGCCACAAGAACCAGGTACCAGAGTGAGAGAGATACTTCGGGCATGAACTTACCGATGCTGGTAGCTTTGCGAATGTTAATCGCCAAATCTGCCTCCGTGCTAGTGGTTCAGATTGATTAGTTATCTTATAGCTGCAATCCCCGTTGCCAAACGTCCCAAAAACACTTACCGACTCATTGTGACGGGCTGCAGACCTGTAAATTGTCGGGGGGTGGGATCAGGGGAGCAGACAACTATGTGCGGCGGGAGCCGGTGGGCCCGAGTCCAAACAGCGCAATTCGATTGTGCTCTGACGGGCAAAACCTGCGCCGACCGACAATGAAGAGCGATTGAAAAGTCAATGGAATTACAAAAAAAGGGGTGGTGGATGATAAGAACACTGAGTGTAGAGAAGTTAAAAGCATCTGTCGAGGAGCATAAATGACGTTTGGCGGGAAAGCTGACGCCTGCAGTTCATCGCGTGTCTTGGCGCCGCTTCGTCACCTCCTGAGTTCCCCTCCCTCTGATTGGGCATATCTATATACTTGCAGTCTAGTACTACGTTTCTCACCCTTGGTCACTACAGGATTTTACTTGGATGCCTAACACGCTACTCCAGGCAGCCCCTTTTTCCAAtaagaaaggagagagaaacaaatTAAAGGTGTAAGACACAGTCATGTATTCACCCTTACGTCCATACCCGGGCCAACAGTCATAAGTTGACACCGGACTATGACGAATTGAAAGTTGAACATCGCTCCTTAAACACCATCTGATGATGCCGATCAGATCATATAACTGGCCAGAGGGTATACATAGGACAAGCGGCCATGCTGCAATGcaaacaaaaagaggaagtgaaagggaaaagagcaTAGGACCCACATTGGCAAGTTGGGCACGGAAATCGATCATTATAAGATGGACCCGTCCGCATCGACACCGAGCTCTGCTCGATAGGCTCGACAGCATCCGTTTCCATATCACATCGCCCTTCACGGAATGATGCCGTCAGTTGCTGATAATATTGCCATGCCGTGTTTGTCAGCCTCGGTGTCCTCGACCAGGGAGGATCGGTCGTGTCCATTTGCTTTCTCCCAAAGTTCGTTAGACCGTCTCATAATCACTTTAGACGTGGGTGAGTCCCGCTGTGTACTGGGCCCCGGCAAAGCATTGTCGGGGGCGACATCAACGACCGGGCTATTAGGGCCTGAGTCGTAAGGGGCCTCGACAACCAGCAACTCATCAGGATGATTCTCTGAATCTCCTGAGTCAAAGATAGGATTTCTTCTAGGCAAAGGGGGCTTTGAGACACGCCTCTTGCCATCTCCTTTGGGCTGCTGCTCAGCAGATGCATTATGCGGGACAGGTTTTCGTTTGGTTACAGGAACAGAGTTCCTTTTGAAAACAAATGACTCAGGGCGTGGCAATGGGGTGCCGGGGGGCGGAAGAGGATGTCCTCGGCCTATCGGCTCCTCTGGTGTACCTGCAGGCCGGGGCGATTCGTGAGTAGCGTTCTGTTCCCCCTTACTGAACATATTCCAGCCCCATCTCTTCGCAACAGAAGTCGCTGTGCCCAACGAAAGAGAAACTTGAGACTTTTCGGCGGTAGTGGAAGAGGTCACTGAGCGTGCCAGAGCCTCGAGTGTGCTTCGTCTGGGTTTGTTGCCACTCGGTGAGGCGGTGGAACTGGCAGCCATACTTCGAAGAGACGAACTGCTCGTTTTATGAACAGTTGAAGGGTGAACAGAAGAGTCGGTGCTAAACTCCCCCACACTCTCAATAGATTCTACTATGGACGGATCCCGGCTTTGAGACGCATTGTCTTGGGGCATATGACTGTCGGTAGGCGGCGAGCCACTCGGTGATCTATTCGGTGACCCGGGAGGAGAGCGGTTTGATATTTCAATCATGGCACTAGCAGCACTGCTCTTTTCTGCATCTTTGCCGTCATACACGACTTTGTCGATCTTTGCATTATCTGCTGTAAGCACGGGATCGGCGGCGTTGGAGAACGTCTGGGATCGAATGGCACGCGGTGGTGAACTGCCGAATTTCTCAATAGCGGCGTACGAGGCACTTGAGTTATTCCTTTCGAGCTCTCCTTTAGAGCCCTTGCGGGGTTTCATCGTGATAGGTATAGACTCAGAAAGCACAGGCGCGCTCATTGTACGTTCGTCTTTCGTTTTTAGCACATCGACGAGATCTACCTTCTCTGCTCCTGTTGTCGGAGGCTGAGCACCACTCTCGTCTGGTATGTCGACCTTCGTGTCCGGCGTCGGGATATCTCGTTGCCAAATTCCTCCACGGAAACGCTGCGTGGCGGTGTCTAAGAAGGGGATATCATCCCAAAATGGCTGAACAACGCTTTCTGCGACAACTTCTCTTATACGACTCTCAATAGTGCGTAGAATAATACCGTACGTGATTTGTTTTGAACTGACAATAGGTTGAATATCCATGTCCATGCTTGGCATCGTTTCGAAGGAGATCCAGGCTCGATTGCTCGGAGGAGGCTTGAACCGTATCAACAGATGACCATGAAGTTTCTTCAGCACCACGGCAAGAACAATGTCTACTTCCCTGGCCTTGAAACGAGGTCCAAGGTCAATGCGCACTGTGGCCGAGATCTCCACTCGGAAGTTGCCATTATACTGAACGTCTGTCTCTACACAGCAGTTCCCGTCAACAGTTAGATCTTTGAGCCTTGGATTGATGATAAATGGCGCCCCTTCACCCATGTCAATCCTTTGTAGGCCAATTTTACTGATGAAGTTCGGCTTGTTGACCCTAGAGATTTTCTTGGTGATCTTTTTTCGGACaaactcctccatctccggcgTTCTATACATGGCAAGAAACAACCGCCCAAGGACCGCATTGATCCACCGCGTCTGTAGTTGTTCTTCGGATGAATGTAATCGTTGAACAAGGGTGACGATATGCTTAACATCGAAAGGCTGATGTTTAGGAGGGGCGTCAGGAGAGTTCCACATCCTGGATTGGTTCTGGAGCATAGCGAAATAGAAATCTTCCTTTTCGGACAGATTTtccgagaaaagaaaaaatggagGCGATGGTCCCCCTAGATCTGCAAGAGATTCCAGTCGTCGCGAAAGACAGATAGCATTTCTCTTGAGCCACAGCTCGCCTTCCTGAATTTCCCCTTCACCACCACAGATATTTACGTCATGATGCGCAAGGGAAATAACATATCGCACCTCGACCTGGTTGGCATCGTCGTAAAGCATTAAATGACCATGCCTATAGCCCGTGCAATGATGATCAGTATCCGCAAAGGACCTAGACGCAAGGAAAGGAATAATTACCGGAGAACAATGTAAAATACATTGCGCGCCTTCTTGCCGCTTTTCCCATTATTTTTAGTTGGCTCAATCGTTGGCGTTTGCTTCCGGTCAAACAGACTTCTATACATCGTCTGGTAGACGCTTGGGCTCTCCGCGGCGATCACCTCGCCCGCCGGCGTGGTTCTCTCAGGTGGTTTTCCATTGACTCCACCGGGCACATATTCGCGACATACGGCAAAATAGCCCGCTGCAACATCCGACTCGTGCGTACGATGGAACTTCTCTGCTAGCTCATCAGTGCCGGATTTCAAGCTATATTGGTCGTCACCAGGACGCCGCAGAGGATCTTTGGCTAGTTCGCATCTCTGCTCGACGGGCGGAGGTGACGGAAGGGTCAAATAAGCGTGCAGGAGGATTAGCGACAGGACCAGTGGAATAAAAGTCAGTCCGCCGAGGAAGTAtacaaagaggaagatgccGAGGGAACCCATTAGGAGCCGGTCAATCACAATAGCAACATCGAAAGGTCCATCATGAGGATATGACGGAAACGGAGAAGCTATGGAGGCACCGAACTAAACCAAGCCTCAACCAGTAGCGCTGGTAAATAGAGATAGGGTAGAGGGAGAGACAAGGGGAGATGCTGTATGATAAAGGACACGATATGGGGGAAAGGTAAGAAGAGAGAGCGTGAGAGTAGAGGTAAAACGGACAGTACCTCTCTCGTATGGAAATCAACCAATACCATTCCCTTACCTCACCACATTACAGTTACAAGGTGGCCGATCCTATGACGGAGTGCGGGTGGATCCCTGGAACAAAGTTGCCCCCGCCGAGGTCGTTGTTCTCGCTCCACTTTGCATGCAACCGTTCTTTGCCTTAAATCCAAGAAGTCGTTGTTTGCATCCTTCGACTAGCACATGACTGCGGTCCTGTCAGTACACACACACATGATTTGTATTGTTTGTACTCCAGAGAGTGGCAGTAGTGGTACTAGGAAGTAGCATTAGCGCCGAAGAACCCAATACgaatactagtagtactgtaGGTAATATTTCTGAAACTTCCTGCAACCGTTATGCATCAGAACGTGGTATCAGGGCTTGGTCAGATGACCAATGGGTCTaataactactagtagtattaCTACTTTACTACACACGGAAATGGTATCCCATTTCCTCAGCGTTGAGCTTTATGACCTTAGCAGAAACAAGGAATGTATAGAGCCTCCAATTTGCGCAACCTAATTTCACCTTATATAATCAAGATCTATATACAATTCATTCATTTCAAAAATAGCGGGCCCTCTCCCAAGTATCCATGACACTTACTATCCTGTATTCGAATATAACAGACGCGTCAAGTATTGAGGGAAAAGTGGCACAAATAGGAAATGGTACAAAAACAAAGATAGTGATACAAAGGACCTCAACTAGAATGCCGATAATAGGATACAGTTGGCGCAATGATACCTAGACGTCCACCCACCGCGATGTCAGCCGCCAAAGAACGATGCCGTGTGCATCACCCCTACTTCCTCCGATTCATCGTCTTTTCACACATTTGAAGGAGgccatccttggcttcaCTGTCGGGAAAGCTGCTAATAGCGGCCTTGGCCTTATCAGCATATTCTTGGGCTAGCACACGAGTCTTTTCGACACCGTTACTCTGATAAACAAGTTCGCGGGCCTATAAGTCAATCATCGTCAGTCACATCCTTCCAATACCTCTCCTTAGATTTCGGAACACGTACCCGTTGCACATCGCCTTCCCGACTGAACTTCCGACCAACCAGCGGTCCCAGCTCAGGGTTCTGCTTCCAAGCGAACAGGAGCGGGGCAGTCGCCAGACCCAGCTCCAAGTCCGCCCCTGACGGCTTGCCTAACTCAGCATCACTAACGGTGTAGTCCAGCATGTCATCCACTAGCTGAAATGCCAGTCCCAGGTTGCGTCCATAGGCATACGCAGCCTCGACAACCTGGGGAGTGCTATCTCCAAGGAGCGCAGCCGCACGGCACGATTTACTTATCAAGCTAGCAGTCTTGAGGTATGTTTTCTGCAGGTAGTAAGAGATGGTTTCATCCGTGAAGACGGGGTTCTTTTCGTCGGAGGCGGTATTCTTCAGTTGCATGAACTCTCCCTCCACTAAATTGGCAATAACGGTGGCCAGCAGTTCGGTGACTTCAGGGTCCCTTAGACGTGCCAGAGCAACGGATGCACGCCCCAACAGGAAGTCGCCCGCTAGCACGGCCATCTTGTTTCCGAATTGAAGATTAGCAGAGCTGGATGACCGGCGAGTTACAGCATTATCAATGACATCGTCGTGCAATAATGATGCGGTATGAATTAGTTCTGTGATCTCGGCGAGTCGTCTTTGAGTGGGCAGGATATTTTCGTCGCCAGCGAAGTCGTACTTGGCTTCCGCGGAAGAGGATACAAGCGGATTTAAATCAGGATTGGTATCCGCAAGGACAGACGGGGAGCTGATAGGATCGTTAACAGTATAGGACGGTGAAGAGCTCCATCGACCGTGCCGAGGAGTCAACGCAGTTGCTTGGGACATAAGCAACACCAGAAGCGGACGCATGTGCTTGCCCTCGCTCTTGGTGTAATATTTGGCTACCTTATCCAGCGTAGGGTGGCCTGATCCCAGCAATTGGCGAATATTCTTCGTCAAAAACTTGAGTTCCTTGCCCACGATCCTCAAGGGATCTACTGAAATCCCTGGGGGAGCTTTTGGGAGTCCTTTTAAGAGAGTCTGGGCGGCGGTGACGGCGGCGCCAAACGGAGAAGCGAATTTCCGGCGGGTAGGATGATATGCTCGTGTCTGCGAGTTGATTTGGATCGAAATAAGATCATTGCGGAGGCATTGCCAGCATATTGATGTCGCGGGCGTGACTCGTGATGGAAGGACGAGACCAGAGGCCGGGACCGCTCGAGCTTTCATGCTCAACAGACGCTAATTGACAGGAGCTGATTAAAATATGAAGTAGAAAACAATATAACTATAATACAAATGGCGAATGGAAGCCGGAAAGAACGTAGTCGAAGGAGGGTGCAGCTTGTTGGGGTGAGAGGTCAAGGAAGTCCGCAAATATCAGCCGGCCGAAGATTTCAGTTGAGAGCTGCTCACTGCCGACGGAGTTTGGCTCGGGCCGGAACGGATCGCTGAAAGCAGTTGTCTACCAGTGATAACAGCGGCCTTTACATCcgcctctccatcatcatgacaaGCAAGGACCCCTTGTACCAACGGtgcaaaagaaagggaaagaaaagagcagaTAGGTGATAAacctgaagaaaaagagaaaagatcTTAGTCTAGAATATGGATGGAAATTAccaagatatc is a window from the Aspergillus oryzae RIB40 DNA, chromosome 6 genome containing:
- a CDS encoding trans-hexaprenyltranstransferase (geranylgeranyl pyrophosphate synthase/Polyprenyl synthetase) → MKARAVPASGLVLPSRVTPATSICWQCLRNDLISIQINSQTRAYHPTRRKFASPFGAAVTAAQTLLKGLPKAPPGISVDPLRIVGKELKFLTKNIRQLLGSGHPTLDKVAKYYTKSEGKHMRPLLVLLMSQATALTPRHGRWSSSPSYTVNDPISSPSVLADTNPDLNPLVSSSAEAKYDFAGDENILPTQRRLAEITELIHTASLLHDDVIDNAVTRRSSSSANLQFGNKMAVLAGDFLLGRASVALARLRDPEVTELLATVIANLVEGEFMQLKNTASDEKNPVFTDETISYYLQKTYLKTASLISKSCRAAALLGDSTPQVVEAAYAYGRNLGLAFQLVDDMLDYTVSDAELGKPSGADLELGLATAPLLFAWKQNPELGPLVGRKFSREGDVQRARELVYQSNGVEKTRVLAQEYADKAKAAISSFPDSEAKDGLLQMCEKTMNRRK